From Leptospiraceae bacterium, one genomic window encodes:
- the cas1 gene encoding CRISPR-associated endonuclease Cas1 yields MADVYITEHGITLHRSGESLVLKKEGVQIKELELKNIETIQVFGYVQASSHVLFELLERGIEFAYYNSNGNLIGQLTPPHVKNVELRYKQYELSKDENFKLEFAKELIQGKWKVASTC; encoded by the coding sequence ATGGCTGATGTTTATATCACCGAGCATGGAATTACTCTTCATAGATCAGGTGAGTCTCTTGTTCTAAAAAAAGAAGGTGTGCAAATCAAGGAATTGGAATTAAAAAACATAGAGACGATTCAAGTGTTTGGATATGTGCAAGCCTCATCGCATGTTTTATTCGAACTACTTGAACGAGGAATTGAATTCGCCTATTATAATTCCAATGGAAACTTAATTGGTCAACTCACACCTCCGCATGTAAAAAATGTGGAGCTTCGTTACAAACAATACGAATTATCTAAGGATGAAAATTTCAAATTGGAATTCGCTAAAGAATTGATTCAGGGGAAATGGAAAGTTGCCTCTACTTGCTAG